A genome region from Primulina eburnea isolate SZY01 chromosome 9, ASM2296580v1, whole genome shotgun sequence includes the following:
- the LOC140841634 gene encoding F-box protein At5g07610-like, producing MNGTSLNQKKLSQKEKRERQKGEKEEDEEMKEEEEEEEEVEEMEEEEEEDILIESAHSETKMGSSSMDGNHHSFRRFQSSPFVRKKESKDIQILVKDHVLPFLPAKSLVRFRAVSMEWDRWIQNPFLAHQQSYSFQELSGYFYQANEENIEFLTMDRSAYGVPTPSLGFLPESVTIKSSSNGLLLCVDQNGDNTYYICNPVNKEWKELPRPHYYHKPETAIVLAFEPSVLNMDASYQLICPVTFVDPTMICFEVYSSKTRSWTESSTICLELEAGFYSSRLRILYQRNGLLGNILKESAGF from the exons ATGAATGGTACTTCGTTGAATCAGAAGAAGCTGAGCCAGAAGGAGAAAAGGGAGAGGCAAAAAGGAGAGAAAGAGGAAGATGAAGAGATGaaagaggaggaggaggaggaggaggaagtGGAGGAgatggaagaagaagaagaagaagatatatTGATTGAAAGTGCACATAGTGAAACCAAAATGGGCTCCTCAAGCATGGATGGAAACCATCACAGT TTTCGACGATTCCAGTCATCTCcattcgtgaggaagaaagaaaGCAAGGACATCCAAattcttgtaaaagaccatgTTCTCCCTTTCCTTCCAGCAAAAAGCCTTGTCCGGTTCAGGGCTGTATCAATGGAGTGGGATCGATGGATTCAAAATCCCTTTTTAGCCCATCAGCAAAGTTACTCTTTCCAAGAATTATCCGGTTACTTTTATCAAGCAAACGAAGAAAACATTGAGTTTTTAACCATGGATCGTAGTGCATATGGAGTTCCTACACCTTCCCTCGGTTTCTTGCCTGAATCTGTGACCATTAAAAGCTCCTCTAACGGCTTGCTACTCTGCGTAGATCAAAATGGCGATAATACTTACTACATCTGCAATCCTGTAAACAAAGAGTGGAAAGAACTTCCTCGGCCTCACTATTATCACAAGCCTGAAACAGCAATTGTGCTTGCCTTTGAACCATCAGTACTCAACATGGATGCTAGTTATCAGTTGATCTGCCCAGTAACTTTTGTTGACCCGACAATGATTTGCTTTGAAGTATACTCGTCTAAAACAAGATCCTGGACGGAATCATCCACAATTTGTTTAGAGTTGGAGGCAGGTTTTTACTCTAGCAGACTACGGATTCTATATCAAAGGAACGGCTTATTGGGAAACATCCTCAAGGAAAGTGCTGGCTTTTAA
- the LOC140841633 gene encoding uncharacterized protein produces the protein MIFSSSKQFKYYFNICQMASVVQQPADKSTIERAVSALLKYKSKQSSKLQLFSNDHDYVYLNLTLKKIPSKSRTKPFRISLPHPLLDLSSQICLIIDDRAQSPTPISEDIKKLVKSQNIPISKVLKISKLKTNYKPFEAKRKLCDSYDLFLVDKRIVHLLPKLIGKEFFKKKKLPLGVDLSKKNLKFQVERVLGSALLYMRTGTCCVVKVGKVSMEKDEVVDNVFDAIVGAIEKVPKKWNGVRSLHLKFYDSVALPIYQALPDLKLKIDGAKSEKGAGLVKLSDNAAESKEMIGIKDGNSGKKKKKTGRIHELQYMDVGDVMERADDKDDRNEKEPVGSEDNDEFAGQKKEGILMNESDADGNEETNVIEDDDLTIRENMGNKRNKRETLKRGVLDELNGKMRAKKKAKAEKVEVRKSKEDRLTGLEKSGGNKGKKNMEHYGKTSGRIAKVKDVKPKKGASAE, from the coding sequence ATGATATTCTCTTCTTCTaaacaatttaaatattattttaatatttgtcAAATGGCTTCCGTCGTTCAACAACCCGCCGACAAATCAACGATTGAGAGGGCTGTTAGCGCTCTTTTGAAGTATAAGTCCAAGCAATCTTCCAAGCTGCAGCTTTTCTCCAATGACCACGACTATGTCTACCTGAACCTCACCCTCAAGAAAATTCCGTCAAAATCGCGTACCAAACCGTTTCGAATATCGCTTCCTCACCCCCTCTTGGACCTTTCATCGCAGATTTGCTTGATCATAGACGACAGGGCTCAATCACCGACTCCTATTTCTGAAGACATTAAGAAACTTGTGAAATCACAGAACATTCCCATCTCGAAAGTTCTTAAGATTTCCAAACTGAAGACAAATTACAAGCCTTTTGAAGCAAAAAGGAAGCTCTGTGATAGCTACGACTTATTCTTGGTGGACAAAAGGATTGTTCACTTGCTGCCCAAGTTGATAGGTAaggaatttttcaagaaaaagaaGCTGCCTTTGGGGGTGGATTTGAGCAAGAAAAATTTGAAGTTTCAAGTGGAGAGGGTTTTGGGAAGTGCGTTACTGTACATGAGGACCGGGACATGTTGTGTGGTGAAGGTCGGAAAAGTGTCGATGGAAAAGGATGAAGTTGTGGATAATGTGTTTGATGCGATTGTGGGGGCTATTGAGAAGGTGCCAAAGAAGTGGAATGGTGTGAGGAGTCTGCACCTGAAGTTCTATGACTCTGTGGCGCTGCCGATTTATCAAGCTTTGCCAGACCTCAAGTTGAAAATAGATGGTGCGAAAAGTGAGAAGGGAGCCGGGCTAGTGAAATTGAGTGATAATGCCGCCGAGTCTAAGGAAATGATTGGGATCAAGGATGGTAATAgtgggaagaagaagaagaagactgGGAGAATTCATGAGCTTCAATATATGGATGTTGGCGATGTTATGGAGAGGGCTGATGATAAAGATGATAGGAATGAGAAGGAGCCAGTGGGGAGTGAGGATAATGATGAATTTGCGGGACAGAAGAAGGAAGGAATTTTGATGAACGAAAGTGATGCTGATGGTAATGAAGAGACAAATGTTATTGAGGATGATGATTTAACAATTCGAGAAAATATGGGGAATAAAAGGAACAAGAGGGAAACTTTGAAGAGAGGAGTTTTGGATGAGTTGAATGGGAAAATGCGGGCGAAGAAAAAGGCTAAAGCGGAGAAGGTGGAGGTTAGGAAGTCAAAGGAAGATAGGTTAACAGGTTTAGAGAAGTCCGGTGGAAATAAGGGAAAGAAAAATATGGAGCATTATGGAAAAACAAGTGGAAGGATTGCAAAGGTGAAGGATGTGAAACCAAAGAAAGGTGCCTCAGCAGAATGA
- the LOC140840893 gene encoding uncharacterized protein, with protein MAGRPPRQNRNPRYANTDRENRQVNEQENRQENRQENGPPPAVGLSRADLMAIATIVATTLQGLVNPNANQPPPPPPPNGVKFHYESLRRNRCPTFEGDADPEVGQSWLKNVETQLRLLEVPEALKVDVVVPFLEDKAAKWWEAVSPAMIATGPVTWQNFRETFLKQYYPAEVRLQKLSEFENLTQAPDMFVVEYTSQFNALGSYAPAIMADEVLKLHRFKRGLNSRIQSALAVYQPANFADLMGAAIRAEADIRRREGENRNKRPLNSQPSQGRPVFKRSNQGGPPSGQSTATNYQGLKPCSTCGFKHTGECRRASGVCFGCGKAGHRIAECPTAANRPTGPNKGTGPNTGAGPSKPKEDKPNARIFAMTQEEADDATEVVSGTIQIQSVPAYALFDCGATHSFMSKRFAKKLGCRPDKLTEPFRIATPTNRAVETDEIYRDCKNQNW; from the coding sequence ATGGCCGGCAGACCCCCAAGACAGAACCGCAACCCACGTTACGCTAACACCGATCGCGAGAACAGGCAGGTTAATGAGCAGGAAAATAGACAGGAAAATCGACAAGAGAACGGACCCCCACCTGCAGTCGGCCTAAGCCGAGCCGATCTGATGGCTATAGCCACCATAGTGGCGACCACACTGCAAGGGTTGGTAAACCCGAACGCTAATCAACCACCTCCTCCACCACCGCCGAATGGAGTCAAATTCCATTATGAGTCCCTTCGCAGAAACAGGTGCCCGACCTTCGAAGGGGATGCCGATCCTGAAGTTGGCCAGAGTTGGCTAAAGAACGTCGAGACTCAACTGCGACTATTGGAAGTTCCCGAGGCACTCAAAGTAGATGTGGTTGTGCCTTTCTTAGAGGACAAAGCAGCTAAGTGGTGGGAAGCAGTCTCACCAGCCATGATCGCTACCGGACCAGTCACATGGCAGAACTTCCGAGAGACATTTCTGAAACAGTACTACCCAGCGGAAGTCAGATTGCAGAAGTTGAGTGAATTTGAAAATCTCACTCAAGCTCCAGATATGTTCGTAGTGGAATACACATCTCAGTTTAACGCTCTTGGGTCGTATGCTCCGGCAATCATGGCGGACGAAGTTTTGAAGCTACACCGGTTTAAGAGAGGATTGAACAGTCGAATCCAGTCAGCCTTAGCAGTCTATCAGCCTGCCAACTTTGCAGATCTTATGGGCGCAGCTATCCGAGCCGAGGCTGATATTCGTCGAAGAGAAGGGGAAAACAGGAACAAGCGACCCCTTAACAGCCAGCCTTCTCAAGGGAGACCAGTGTTCAAGAGGTCCAATCAAGGTGGACCTCCTTCCGGGCAATCCACCGCCACTAACTATCAAGGACTCAAGCCATGCTCAACATGTGGCTTCAAGCACACCGGGGAATGCCGAAGGGCCAGCGGGGTATGCTTTGGATGTGGGAAAGCAGGACACCGAATTGCAGAATGTCCTACCGCCGCCAACCGACCAACAGGGCCAAACAAAGGGACTGGGCCAAATACGGGAGCAGGCCCTAGTAAGCCAAAGGAGGACAAACCCAATGCTAGGATCTTTGCCATGACTCAGGAAGAGGCTGACGACGCAACTGAGGTCGTGTCAGGTACCATTCAGATTCAATCAGTACCTGCCTATGCATTATTTGACTGCGGTGCTACCCATTCCTTtatgtctaagagatttgctAAGAAGTTAGGATGTAGGCCCGATAAGCTAACCGAACCTTTCCGAATAGCCACACCTACTAACAGGGCCGTGGAAACGGACGAGATTTACAGAGACTGTAAAAATCAGAATTGGTGA